In the Longimicrobiales bacterium genome, one interval contains:
- a CDS encoding c-type cytochrome, with product MRAFLLVATVVLGSPSIVDAQSPRNAELTAFERSRTERFLKDRLACLGCHRLGSEGGAIGPALDQLADRSDLDYVVRMIQNPSGTVPGTLMPRQPMPALEARRLATYLMTISSSRAAPPAATQAPPALAPGTLEDGPALYARHCEACHGESGAGDGWNAANLPTSPTSHADAALMSARADDTLYDGISAGGFVLDRSNLMPAFGELLSPTQIRALVAHIRTLCACEGPPWSNGAVR from the coding sequence ATGCGTGCCTTCCTTCTAGTCGCAACCGTCGTTCTGGGGTCGCCGTCCATCGTCGACGCCCAGAGTCCCCGGAACGCCGAACTGACAGCGTTCGAGCGGAGTCGTACTGAGCGCTTCCTGAAGGACCGCCTCGCCTGTCTCGGGTGTCATCGGTTGGGATCGGAAGGAGGGGCGATCGGCCCGGCATTGGACCAGCTCGCAGATCGTTCAGATCTCGACTACGTGGTCCGGATGATCCAGAACCCTTCTGGCACCGTTCCAGGAACGCTCATGCCTCGCCAACCCATGCCGGCCCTCGAGGCGCGTAGGCTCGCGACGTATCTCATGACTATCTCTTCCTCGAGGGCCGCTCCGCCAGCCGCGACACAGGCGCCCCCAGCACTGGCCCCCGGCACCCTGGAGGACGGCCCTGCGCTCTATGCTCGACACTGTGAAGCGTGCCACGGAGAATCTGGAGCGGGAGACGGATGGAATGCGGCGAACCTCCCGACGTCGCCTACATCCCACGCGGACGCCGCTCTTATGAGCGCCCGGGCAGATGACACCCTGTACGACGGCATTTCGGCGGGTGGTTTCGTGTTGGATCGGAGCAATCTCATGCCCGCGTTCGGCGAGCTGCTCTCACCTACCCAGATCCGAGCTCTGGTAGCTCATATCCGGACTCTGTGCGCCTGCGAAGGGCCGCCCTGGTCGAACGGAGCCGTTCGATGA
- a CDS encoding tetratricopeptide repeat protein: MRALQHALGLTLVLVVVGCGSDAPQQTATLLAFPDPMPRAPAIVQREDFLGSEACADCHSDQYDVWTESTHGRAGGEPSRDVIIAPFNAVPIRFENGTVTPRIRGGIYEFAVQQDGHSDAVYRVDGVIGGAHMIGGGTQGFITRVADGTERFLPWDWSLGAAEWFCNTGSRTNQGWVPITTAMALSDCGDWPPIRPIGTVARYANCQECHGSQITTTLDVGVGYDTQYTTLQVNCESCHGPGREHVAMAEGPGFADDGDIGIRSLAYLDKDESLGVCFQCHALKDVLKEGYLPGEPLEQYYALKFPVLGDWPYFADGRVQSFAYQGNHLASACYLQGPMDCVSCHEPHSQNYWDINREPLASPFDDGQCTACHASKAVDVEAHTFHPEGTDGSKCVSCHMPYLQHPELGNDIPFGRSDHTIANPRPVFDGDLGLVGACAQCHTDRSTLQLEGEVRERWGEPKPHRPGVSGLVDELRARNVSEAAEMLLHPDVTDPLIQFQGLSRLVDGYLRPDDPTLPAQVRSGLSTLASNVDMDVRALALAALHYTSGNQPEVRAELVDALTEADDDEALRGRWLLALGFLGDRDRDAGDATSAVAAYDKALELRPADPRILRAIGQMHNQTQSFGEAVSALRLSLSIEQSHTLTWVNLGIALAGQGDPAGARQAYEQAISLNPHEALAHFNLGNLHRRADRLDDAAEAYAAAVAADPGLGVGHFELARAYIQLNRLPEALPHARRAVEFRPDHANSRQMLADLEQAVGG; the protein is encoded by the coding sequence ATGAGAGCACTGCAGCACGCCCTGGGGCTCACGCTCGTCCTCGTTGTTGTCGGCTGTGGGAGTGATGCCCCACAGCAGACGGCCACGCTCCTGGCATTCCCCGACCCAATGCCTCGAGCACCCGCCATCGTCCAGCGAGAGGACTTCCTGGGGTCCGAAGCGTGCGCCGACTGCCACTCCGACCAATACGACGTCTGGACCGAATCCACGCACGGGCGCGCGGGTGGCGAGCCGAGCCGCGATGTCATCATCGCTCCATTCAATGCTGTTCCCATCCGATTCGAGAACGGTACCGTCACCCCTCGCATTCGGGGCGGTATTTACGAATTCGCTGTTCAGCAGGACGGGCACAGCGACGCCGTCTATAGAGTCGACGGCGTCATTGGGGGCGCACACATGATTGGGGGCGGCACGCAAGGATTCATAACCCGTGTGGCCGACGGGACCGAGCGTTTTCTCCCGTGGGATTGGTCGTTGGGAGCGGCAGAGTGGTTCTGCAACACGGGGTCGCGCACCAACCAGGGATGGGTTCCAATCACGACCGCCATGGCACTGAGCGACTGTGGCGATTGGCCGCCGATCCGGCCCATTGGGACCGTAGCCCGCTACGCCAACTGCCAAGAGTGCCACGGGAGCCAAATCACGACGACTCTCGATGTGGGTGTCGGATACGACACCCAGTACACCACACTTCAGGTGAACTGTGAATCGTGTCACGGCCCGGGACGTGAGCACGTGGCCATGGCGGAAGGTCCCGGCTTCGCGGACGACGGGGACATCGGGATCCGCAGCTTGGCGTACCTGGACAAGGACGAGTCCCTGGGCGTGTGCTTCCAATGCCACGCGCTGAAGGACGTCCTAAAGGAGGGCTACCTGCCAGGCGAGCCTCTTGAGCAGTACTACGCCCTCAAATTTCCAGTGCTCGGCGACTGGCCCTACTTCGCGGATGGACGTGTTCAGTCGTTCGCATATCAAGGCAATCACCTCGCGAGCGCTTGTTACCTCCAGGGACCCATGGACTGTGTAAGCTGTCACGAGCCGCACTCACAAAACTACTGGGACATCAATCGTGAGCCCCTGGCGAGTCCGTTCGACGACGGCCAGTGCACGGCGTGCCATGCCTCCAAAGCGGTCGACGTGGAGGCGCATACGTTCCACCCTGAAGGCACTGACGGCAGCAAATGTGTTTCGTGCCACATGCCGTACCTGCAACACCCTGAGTTGGGGAACGACATCCCATTCGGCCGTTCGGACCACACCATCGCCAATCCCCGACCCGTCTTCGACGGAGATCTCGGACTCGTTGGTGCATGCGCCCAATGCCACACCGACCGATCGACGTTGCAACTGGAGGGTGAGGTACGGGAGCGATGGGGTGAACCGAAACCACACCGACCCGGGGTCTCCGGCCTGGTGGACGAATTACGAGCCCGCAACGTGAGCGAGGCGGCTGAAATGCTCCTGCATCCAGACGTGACGGACCCGCTCATCCAATTCCAAGGCCTCAGCCGACTGGTGGACGGGTATCTGCGCCCGGACGACCCAACCCTACCCGCACAGGTCCGGTCCGGATTGAGCACGCTCGCCTCGAACGTCGACATGGACGTTCGAGCCCTGGCCCTCGCGGCTCTGCACTACACGAGTGGGAATCAACCTGAGGTCCGTGCTGAGCTCGTCGACGCGCTGACGGAAGCGGACGACGACGAAGCATTGAGAGGACGCTGGCTCCTTGCCCTCGGGTTCCTAGGTGATCGGGATCGTGACGCTGGAGATGCAACGAGTGCTGTTGCTGCCTACGACAAGGCCCTCGAGCTGCGACCGGCCGATCCCCGGATCCTCCGCGCAATCGGACAGATGCACAATCAGACCCAGTCGTTCGGCGAGGCAGTTTCGGCACTCCGACTGAGCCTCTCGATTGAGCAGTCCCACACGCTCACCTGGGTCAACCTGGGCATCGCATTGGCTGGCCAAGGGGATCCGGCCGGCGCACGCCAAGCGTATGAACAGGCCATCTCGCTCAATCCGCACGAGGCACTCGCCCACTTCAATTTGGGCAATCTGCACCGTCGTGCCGATCGGCTGGACGACGCAGCGGAGGCGTACGCCGCGGCCGTCGCGGCAGACCCTGGGCTTGGCGTCGGCCACTTCGAATTGGCACGCGCCTACATTCAGCTCAACCGTCTGCCCGAAGCACTCCCGCACGCACGCCGAGCGGTGGAATTCCGGCCGGACCACGCCAACTCCCGTCAAATGCTCGCAGACTTGGAACAAGCCGTAGGGGGCTGA
- a CDS encoding amidase: MTHDEYVSHDATALAVMVRGGQVTAVELLELALARIEEVNPALNAVIRLMEEDARQTAERGGTEGVFCGVPFLAKDLCSSYAGHPTSGGSRLLMDLVMDHDSELAKRVRRTGVSVAGKTNLPEWGLTPFTESELWGACRNPWDTSRTPGGSSGGSAAAVAAGVVPMAGGGDGGGSIRIPASCCGLFGLKPTRGRVPTGPDFGELWRGAVVEHVLTRSVRDSAAMLDATHGRDVGAPYEIRLPDRPFVEEVGSDPSKLRIAWSTKPIMGSSVDPDCVAAVEDAVSLLTELGHDLVEDAPEIDGAAFSQAFLRMVASELGADIRDAEAYLGRKARRHELEPLTWALGLLSKALPAGEYASALRTMERVGRSVGGFFEGYDMVLTPTLATPPAKIGSLMPTSMEIAQLKILGALGSGRLIKWAGLLEEAASTAFDFIPWTPIYNATGQPAMSVPLFWNAEGLPIGVHFVASVGNEASLFRLAGQLETARPWFDRRPDM, encoded by the coding sequence ATGACCCACGACGAATACGTCTCGCACGACGCCACTGCGCTGGCCGTGATGGTACGTGGTGGTCAAGTGACCGCTGTCGAGTTGCTCGAGCTGGCGCTGGCGCGGATAGAAGAGGTTAATCCGGCGCTCAACGCTGTCATCCGACTCATGGAGGAAGATGCGCGGCAGACCGCGGAGCGTGGCGGCACTGAGGGTGTCTTCTGTGGCGTCCCGTTTCTGGCCAAGGATTTATGTTCAAGCTACGCCGGACACCCTACCTCGGGGGGGAGCCGGTTGCTCATGGACCTCGTCATGGACCACGACAGCGAGCTGGCGAAGAGAGTTCGCCGGACTGGTGTGTCCGTCGCCGGGAAGACCAACCTACCAGAGTGGGGCCTTACACCGTTCACGGAATCCGAGCTGTGGGGAGCTTGCCGCAATCCTTGGGACACGAGCCGAACCCCGGGTGGTTCGAGCGGTGGCTCCGCGGCAGCGGTGGCGGCCGGTGTCGTGCCAATGGCTGGCGGCGGCGACGGGGGTGGCTCAATTCGCATTCCTGCATCGTGCTGTGGCCTCTTTGGCCTGAAACCCACGCGCGGCCGAGTCCCGACCGGCCCTGACTTCGGGGAACTCTGGCGAGGCGCTGTCGTCGAACACGTCCTCACACGCTCGGTTCGCGACAGCGCAGCGATGCTCGACGCGACCCACGGGAGAGACGTCGGCGCGCCCTATGAGATCCGCCTCCCGGACCGCCCGTTCGTGGAGGAGGTGGGATCCGACCCCAGCAAGCTCCGCATCGCGTGGAGCACGAAGCCTATCATGGGCTCTTCCGTCGATCCGGACTGTGTAGCTGCTGTTGAGGACGCGGTGTCTCTTCTCACCGAGTTGGGGCACGACCTCGTAGAAGACGCTCCGGAGATCGACGGTGCAGCGTTCTCCCAAGCCTTCTTGAGAATGGTCGCCTCTGAGCTCGGAGCAGACATACGCGACGCAGAAGCGTATCTCGGCCGAAAAGCTCGACGTCACGAATTGGAGCCGCTGACCTGGGCTCTCGGACTGTTGTCCAAGGCGCTCCCAGCCGGCGAGTACGCTTCGGCGCTCCGTACCATGGAGCGGGTGGGTCGAAGCGTCGGTGGCTTCTTCGAGGGGTATGACATGGTCCTCACGCCCACTCTAGCCACGCCGCCGGCAAAGATTGGGTCGTTGATGCCGACCTCAATGGAGATTGCACAACTCAAGATCCTAGGTGCACTGGGGTCAGGTCGACTCATCAAGTGGGCAGGCCTCTTAGAGGAGGCTGCGTCGACCGCGTTCGACTTCATCCCTTGGACGCCCATCTACAACGCAACCGGACAGCCCGCGATGTCGGTCCCGCTCTTCTGGAACGCAGAGGGCCTGCCCATCGGCGTCCACTTCGTGGCTTCGGTCGGAAACGAAGCGTCGCTGTTTCGCCTGGCAGGTCAGCTCGAGACGGCCCGACCCTGGTTCGACCGACGCCCCGACATGTAA
- a CDS encoding prolyl-tRNA synthetase associated domain-containing protein encodes MSQGLLIDGTAPLSAFELLKRLEDLGIVSRTFEHDPVFTVEEAKALRGSIEGAHTKNLFVRDKKGTMWLVVALEDRVVDLRALAEALGHKRFSFGSPQRLMSYLGVIPGAVTPFGVANDVTGAVQIALDEGLKAFRVWNFHPLDNAMTTAVSPEGMLRFLGAADHAPRWVDIASLQRNDASG; translated from the coding sequence GTGAGCCAAGGGCTCCTCATTGATGGTACCGCCCCACTGTCTGCCTTCGAACTACTCAAGCGCCTCGAAGATCTCGGGATCGTCAGCCGGACGTTCGAGCACGATCCGGTCTTTACCGTTGAAGAGGCCAAGGCGCTCCGAGGCTCGATCGAGGGCGCTCACACCAAGAACCTCTTCGTGCGGGACAAGAAGGGGACGATGTGGCTGGTCGTTGCCCTCGAAGACCGTGTGGTGGACCTCCGTGCACTCGCCGAGGCGCTCGGACACAAACGGTTCTCGTTCGGTAGCCCGCAACGCCTCATGAGTTACCTCGGCGTGATCCCTGGGGCGGTCACTCCATTTGGGGTGGCAAACGACGTCACCGGAGCCGTTCAAATTGCGCTCGACGAGGGCCTGAAGGCGTTTCGGGTCTGGAACTTCCACCCGCTCGACAATGCCATGACAACTGCTGTCTCACCCGAGGGGATGCTGAGATTCCTCGGCGCTGCGGATCATGCGCCCCGCTGGGTGGACATCGCGTCACTCCAGCGAAACGACGCGTCCGGGTAA
- a CDS encoding alpha/beta hydrolase, with amino-acid sequence MKTSSIPGFLLTRPGRDWPKVAVAALMIAVLLGPRATVAERWVEPDVGGDVDAYLAASEAAVPGIKSGEAKSVLWADPEARERTPLSIVYLHGFSADRHEIDPVPRLVGEALGANVYYARLAGHGRDAAAMGDVGAEDWLDDAAEAMAVGRAIGERVILIGTSTGATLATWTAAQEQARGDIATLVLLSPNFGPNSAAAQLLLWPWGNLIARVTLGSERCFEPVSEAQALHWTTCYPSSALLPMMAVVERTRTLDLDEITVPTLMMYSPEDLVVDPDASVAMFGRMGGLPKRLLPTAAAERGGYHVLAGDIISPESTTNVTGVVLDFVTAAIGDAR; translated from the coding sequence ATGAAGACATCATCCATTCCGGGCTTTCTTTTGACCCGGCCGGGCCGAGATTGGCCCAAGGTCGCCGTGGCAGCGCTGATGATCGCGGTGCTTCTCGGCCCGCGGGCGACCGTGGCGGAGAGATGGGTCGAGCCGGATGTGGGCGGTGACGTGGATGCGTACTTGGCGGCGTCTGAGGCGGCGGTGCCTGGCATCAAATCTGGCGAGGCGAAGTCCGTACTCTGGGCGGATCCAGAGGCCCGGGAGCGCACACCGCTTTCCATCGTTTACTTGCATGGCTTCTCAGCGGACCGGCATGAGATCGATCCCGTGCCACGTCTGGTTGGTGAAGCGCTCGGCGCCAACGTGTATTATGCGCGGCTCGCGGGGCATGGCCGCGACGCGGCTGCCATGGGTGATGTCGGAGCGGAAGACTGGCTCGATGACGCCGCCGAAGCGATGGCTGTCGGACGTGCGATCGGCGAGCGAGTGATTCTGATTGGCACGTCGACCGGAGCCACGCTTGCTACGTGGACCGCCGCTCAAGAGCAGGCTCGCGGAGACATAGCCACCCTCGTCCTTCTCAGTCCGAACTTCGGACCCAATTCGGCGGCAGCTCAGTTGTTATTGTGGCCGTGGGGCAACCTGATCGCGCGGGTGACTCTCGGTAGTGAACGTTGCTTCGAACCCGTCAGCGAGGCACAGGCGCTTCATTGGACCACGTGTTACCCCAGCAGCGCGCTGCTCCCGATGATGGCGGTCGTGGAACGGACTCGCACGCTCGATCTCGATGAAATCACTGTCCCCACATTGATGATGTACTCGCCGGAGGATCTCGTCGTCGACCCGGACGCCTCTGTCGCGATGTTCGGGCGCATGGGCGGTTTGCCAAAGCGTCTGCTCCCGACGGCTGCGGCCGAACGTGGAGGGTACCACGTCCTGGCCGGCGATATTATCTCGCCCGAGTCCACAACGAATGTCACCGGAGTTGTTCTCGATTTTGTCACGGCTGCGATCGGAGATGCGCGGTGA
- a CDS encoding PQQ-binding-like beta-propeller repeat protein, with amino-acid sequence MLRRSPVVTVLAYALLVADPAALRAQAGALDGEWSVYGGDAGHTRYAPLDQVDASNATDLEIVWRWNARNFGYNPYIRSATTPLMVNGTLYATAGIRRAVVAIDPGTGETLWTWSMDEGERLRSAPRANPGRGVGYWDNGGGTGRIFVITPGYHLVALDAETGRPEAAFGDGGIVDLMRGHRVRDGIDLVGTIGASSPPTVVGDVVVVGSAQHVGSQPPSRSNTPGDVRGFDAETGALLWTFKTIPESGEAGAETWQEGSAAYTGNAGVWAAMSFDPETGFVYLPTEAATGDFYGGHRPGDNLFSSSLVCLDSRTGEVVWHFQTVHHDIWDFDNPTAPILADIEIAGESKKIVAQITKQGFVFVFDRISGEPIWPIEERAVPQSVVPGEWTSPTQPFPTRPAPFDRAGFTEDDLLDFTPEIRARAVAVASRFRMGPLYTPPSLEVEEDGTEGTLMLPHSTGGGNWEAGALDPETGFLYIGSQTNPYVLSLIEGGDRSDMRYIQGRKNAQIAPGVPLVKPPWGRITAIDLSTGEHAWMVPNGDTPPHIARRLEVDPSTLPRTGKISRAGTLVTKTLLFAGEGMSGDPVYRAYDKATGDIVARIDLPNAEAGLAMTYMHRGRQYIVVSVGGGGEPAELVALALPRDGSQP; translated from the coding sequence ATGCTTCGACGCAGTCCTGTGGTGACCGTTCTCGCGTATGCTCTTCTCGTGGCCGACCCGGCGGCGCTTCGAGCCCAGGCGGGCGCCCTAGATGGCGAATGGAGTGTCTACGGGGGAGACGCCGGTCACACCCGATATGCTCCCCTCGACCAAGTCGACGCGTCGAACGCCACAGACCTAGAAATCGTCTGGCGTTGGAACGCGCGGAACTTCGGCTATAACCCGTACATTCGAAGCGCGACGACACCGCTCATGGTCAACGGGACGCTGTACGCCACGGCGGGTATTCGGCGCGCGGTCGTCGCAATCGACCCGGGCACCGGAGAGACGTTGTGGACCTGGTCGATGGACGAGGGGGAACGTCTGCGGTCGGCGCCCCGAGCCAACCCCGGTCGCGGGGTCGGATATTGGGACAACGGAGGCGGGACCGGTCGCATCTTCGTCATCACGCCCGGATATCATCTCGTGGCGCTCGACGCCGAGACCGGACGCCCTGAGGCGGCCTTTGGAGATGGCGGCATAGTCGATCTCATGCGAGGGCATCGTGTCCGAGACGGCATCGACCTTGTCGGCACAATCGGGGCGAGTTCTCCACCCACAGTAGTTGGGGATGTCGTCGTCGTGGGTTCAGCTCAGCACGTGGGCTCCCAACCGCCGTCGCGAAGCAACACGCCGGGCGATGTCCGTGGCTTTGACGCTGAAACCGGTGCACTTCTCTGGACATTCAAGACGATTCCCGAGTCTGGTGAAGCCGGAGCTGAGACCTGGCAGGAGGGCTCCGCTGCGTACACCGGGAACGCCGGGGTTTGGGCTGCGATGTCGTTCGACCCTGAGACCGGGTTCGTTTATTTGCCTACTGAGGCGGCCACTGGAGACTTCTACGGCGGTCACCGGCCCGGTGACAACCTGTTCTCTTCGAGCCTCGTGTGCTTGGACAGCCGGACAGGTGAAGTTGTTTGGCATTTCCAAACGGTTCACCACGACATCTGGGACTTCGACAACCCGACCGCACCGATCCTGGCGGACATCGAAATCGCTGGCGAATCCAAGAAGATCGTGGCCCAGATCACGAAACAGGGCTTTGTCTTCGTCTTCGACAGAATCAGTGGCGAGCCGATTTGGCCGATCGAGGAACGGGCAGTCCCACAGAGCGTCGTACCGGGTGAGTGGACCTCGCCTACACAACCGTTTCCGACCCGTCCCGCTCCATTCGACAGAGCCGGCTTCACAGAGGACGACCTGCTCGACTTCACCCCGGAGATCCGCGCCCGTGCGGTCGCAGTCGCCAGCCGTTTTCGCATGGGGCCGCTCTACACACCCCCTTCGCTGGAAGTGGAAGAAGACGGGACGGAAGGAACGCTCATGCTCCCGCACTCCACAGGTGGCGGAAACTGGGAAGCAGGCGCACTCGATCCCGAGACCGGCTTCCTGTACATCGGCTCACAGACCAACCCGTACGTGCTCTCCCTAATAGAGGGCGGCGATCGTTCCGACATGCGGTACATCCAAGGGCGGAAGAACGCCCAGATCGCGCCTGGAGTACCCCTGGTGAAGCCGCCATGGGGTCGCATCACCGCGATCGATCTGTCCACTGGAGAACACGCATGGATGGTCCCCAACGGTGACACGCCGCCGCATATCGCGCGCAGGCTGGAAGTCGACCCCTCCACCCTTCCCCGCACCGGGAAGATCTCGAGAGCCGGCACACTCGTGACAAAGACGCTCCTGTTCGCCGGCGAGGGCATGTCGGGCGATCCGGTCTATCGGGCGTACGACAAAGCTACCGGTGATATCGTAGCCAGGATCGATCTTCCGAACGCGGAGGCCGGACTTGCCATGACCTACATGCACAGGGGACGGCAGTACATCGTCGTATCGGTGGGAGGAGGAGGAGAGCCGGCAGAACTTGTGGCGCTCGCCTTACCGAGGGATGGATCTCAGCCCTAG
- a CDS encoding cupin domain-containing protein, translated as MPVQHAEALPKQLVKAGTETEMQVLIGPDQGPNFAMRRFIMQPGGGMPMHTNKVEHEQYVLRGGARVVIGDDVHQVKTGDVVYIPAGVPHTYQANAGDEPFEFLCVVPNTPDTIELVEEGC; from the coding sequence ATGCCCGTCCAGCACGCCGAAGCGTTGCCGAAGCAACTCGTGAAAGCAGGAACCGAGACAGAGATGCAGGTGCTCATTGGGCCGGACCAAGGCCCCAACTTCGCGATGCGACGCTTCATCATGCAGCCTGGCGGCGGCATGCCCATGCACACGAACAAAGTAGAGCACGAGCAGTACGTCTTGAGGGGTGGTGCGCGGGTCGTGATCGGGGATGATGTGCATCAGGTGAAGACTGGGGACGTCGTCTACATCCCAGCCGGAGTTCCGCATACCTATCAGGCGAATGCGGGGGACGAGCCCTTCGAATTCCTTTGTGTCGTGCCGAACACGCCCGATACCATCGAGTTGGTCGAAGAGGGCTGCTGA
- a CDS encoding alkaline phosphatase family protein: protein MLERQTPSNSLIALALLATINFTVCGQGTDQEARTDLTPKVLLIGIDGIRPDVLAAVATPNIDALIANGIFSDKARTGYPSVSGPGWSSMLNGVWPAKHGVTGNNFENDRFETYPDFLTRIEQIRPELETFAVMDWTPLGASEDQRHTISDNIDTKIVLDGYEHGWVEADSMSVQLTVEALAESNPDALFVYLGNPDETSHHFASIGDEYREAIRVADHHVGLLMAAVKARATYDDEDWLILSSTDHGRTIDGDHGGDTPEERTIYYLASGLSAGRGLLTDSTFIVDIPVTALTHLGLEIDPAWDLDGRAVGLAR, encoded by the coding sequence GTGCTCGAACGACAGACCCCATCCAACTCTCTCATTGCGCTGGCACTCCTCGCGACCATCAACTTCACCGTCTGCGGGCAGGGCACGGATCAGGAAGCAAGAACGGATCTGACCCCGAAGGTCCTCCTGATCGGGATCGACGGGATTCGCCCGGACGTGCTCGCTGCCGTCGCGACACCTAACATCGATGCACTGATTGCCAACGGCATCTTCTCGGATAAAGCACGGACGGGGTACCCCTCTGTGAGCGGACCCGGGTGGTCATCCATGTTGAACGGCGTCTGGCCTGCCAAGCACGGAGTCACCGGAAACAACTTCGAGAACGACCGCTTCGAAACGTATCCGGACTTCCTAACGCGCATCGAACAGATTCGCCCGGAACTCGAGACGTTCGCTGTGATGGATTGGACGCCGCTTGGCGCGTCCGAGGATCAACGGCACACGATCAGCGACAACATCGACACGAAGATCGTGCTCGATGGTTACGAGCACGGGTGGGTCGAGGCTGATTCGATGTCGGTTCAGCTCACCGTGGAAGCGCTCGCGGAATCGAATCCGGACGCTCTCTTTGTCTACCTGGGCAATCCCGACGAGACGAGCCATCACTTCGCATCGATTGGGGACGAGTACCGCGAAGCGATCCGGGTCGCTGACCATCACGTGGGTCTTCTCATGGCTGCCGTGAAGGCGCGTGCCACCTACGACGACGAGGACTGGCTCATCCTGTCGAGCACCGACCACGGACGCACAATCGACGGCGATCACGGTGGCGACACGCCGGAAGAGCGGACGATCTACTACCTCGCGAGTGGTCTCTCCGCCGGGCGTGGTCTCCTGACCGACTCCACGTTCATCGTTGATATCCCCGTCACCGCCCTGACGCACCTCGGGCTGGAGATCGATCCCGCATGGGATCTGGATGGACGCGCCGTGGGTCTCGCGCGGTAG
- the ilvA gene encoding threonine ammonia-lyase: MSQLGPGRPAIVAAAERIRDGIVATPCTQTRAFGDVAAGSHHLKFENLQRTGSFKDRGSLNRLLQLSPDERARGVVTASAGNHAQALAYHGGRLGIPVTVVMPENAPLTKVVNTRGFGARVIQSGTILDDAAVVANRLVEEESLVMVPAFDDHAVIAGQGTIGLEILEQVPNLNLLVVPLGGGGMISGIAQAVKEVKPSVRIVGVEADAAASAMASRAAGEVVKIAHSDTLADGIATKRVGDLTFPMIEHYVDDLVSVGEEEIAAAILLLLERKKTVVEGGGAVGVAALMTDRIRVAEDDTAVFVLSGGNIDINMISRIIDRGLVFDGRLVRLSVTVKDRPGSLAGLSRAVADMGGNVLETVHRRAFADISVGDVGIVIQMETRGREHAEEIVRGLEALGHRVEQAN, from the coding sequence GTGAGTCAGCTCGGACCCGGCCGCCCGGCGATCGTAGCGGCCGCCGAGCGTATTCGTGATGGGATTGTTGCGACGCCGTGCACCCAGACTCGAGCCTTCGGGGACGTAGCAGCGGGTTCGCATCACCTGAAGTTCGAGAACCTCCAGCGAACGGGTTCATTCAAGGACCGGGGCTCGCTCAATCGGTTGCTTCAGCTTTCTCCTGACGAACGCGCACGGGGCGTAGTAACGGCCAGCGCGGGCAACCATGCTCAGGCGCTAGCGTACCACGGCGGTCGCCTTGGCATTCCGGTCACCGTCGTGATGCCCGAGAACGCGCCGCTCACCAAGGTGGTCAACACGAGGGGATTCGGTGCTCGGGTGATTCAGTCCGGAACCATCTTGGACGACGCGGCGGTCGTAGCGAACCGTCTTGTCGAGGAAGAGTCGTTGGTGATGGTGCCCGCTTTCGATGACCACGCGGTGATCGCAGGGCAGGGCACGATAGGCCTCGAGATTCTAGAGCAGGTGCCGAATCTGAATCTGCTCGTGGTACCGCTTGGCGGGGGAGGGATGATCTCCGGGATCGCACAGGCGGTGAAGGAAGTGAAGCCGAGCGTTCGGATCGTGGGCGTGGAGGCGGACGCCGCCGCGTCGGCTATGGCTTCACGGGCCGCTGGCGAAGTCGTGAAAATTGCTCACTCCGACACGCTCGCTGACGGCATCGCTACGAAGCGAGTCGGAGACCTCACGTTTCCCATGATCGAACACTACGTGGACGACTTGGTGTCGGTCGGTGAAGAGGAGATCGCTGCGGCTATCCTGCTGCTTCTCGAGAGAAAGAAGACCGTTGTGGAGGGCGGGGGTGCGGTCGGGGTCGCGGCTCTGATGACGGATCGTATTCGAGTGGCCGAGGACGACACGGCGGTGTTTGTCCTGTCGGGCGGAAACATCGACATCAACATGATCTCTCGGATCATTGACCGGGGGCTGGTCTTCGACGGCCGTCTCGTCCGGCTGTCCGTTACGGTGAAGGACCGCCCTGGTTCATTGGCTGGCCTGTCGCGCGCCGTCGCTGACATGGGGGGCAACGTGTTGGAGACTGTCCATCGTCGTGCGTTTGCTGACATCTCCGTTGGAGATGTGGGCATCGTGATACAGATGGAGACTCGGGGTCGGGAGCACGCTGAGGAGATCGTTCGCGGCCTCGAAGCGCTCGGGCATCGAGTGGAGCAAGCGAACTAA